From a single Paraburkholderia edwinii genomic region:
- a CDS encoding IclR family transcriptional regulator: MRNNETDAELEAEQDGPRRLSSVTAALRLLKMFSQEEPELGISVLSKRMSLAKSTVHRLCAALLAEGMLEQNPDNGRYRLGVLLFTLGGLVRRRFDVTKQALPFLHVLRSQTDETVHLAILDDTSVVYMFNLESEQTIRMRSYIGVRKPACYTAEGHVLLAFSTPDVVSRAIRQGLVAQTPKTNTDTQVFLKTLEEVRRDGYAIDDEESEIGMRGIAAPVRDTTGNVVAAIGFGGPAQRLTKKALRAALPHLIAATEGISATLGYHP, encoded by the coding sequence ATGCGGAACAACGAAACGGACGCAGAACTGGAAGCGGAACAGGATGGGCCGCGCAGGCTGTCATCGGTGACGGCGGCATTGCGACTACTCAAGATGTTTTCGCAAGAGGAGCCCGAACTGGGGATCAGCGTATTGTCAAAGCGCATGAGCCTCGCAAAGAGCACGGTGCATCGTCTGTGCGCTGCGTTGCTCGCTGAGGGAATGCTGGAACAGAATCCGGACAACGGCCGCTATCGGCTCGGCGTCCTTTTGTTCACACTCGGCGGCCTTGTGCGCCGTCGTTTCGACGTGACGAAACAGGCGCTGCCGTTCTTGCATGTATTGCGCTCGCAGACAGACGAAACCGTCCACCTGGCCATTCTCGACGATACGAGCGTCGTCTACATGTTCAACCTTGAAAGCGAACAGACGATCCGTATGCGCTCGTATATCGGTGTGCGCAAACCTGCCTGCTATACCGCAGAAGGCCATGTACTGCTCGCGTTCAGCACGCCCGATGTCGTTTCACGCGCGATCAGGCAGGGACTTGTCGCGCAAACGCCCAAGACGAACACGGATACGCAGGTGTTTTTGAAAACGCTTGAGGAAGTCCGTCGCGACGGCTATGCGATCGACGATGAGGAATCTGAAATCGGCATGCGCGGCATTGCGGCGCCCGTGCGTGACACGACCGGCAATGTCGTCGCAGCAATCGGTTTCGGCGGACCTGCACAACGTCTCACGAAGAAAGCACTGCGGGCGGCGTTGCCGCATCTGATCGCCGCCACGGAAGGCATTTCTGCAACGCTTGGCTATCACCCTTGA
- a CDS encoding class II aldolase/adducin family protein: protein MQQKHMLVDAILMLERAGVIDFNGHFSWRVTGQDRMLINSGASVRSALDVNDIVTIDFDGNLIDGDAVPPMEFHIHSEVYRKRPDVNSVVHTHPTWSTLFSMTGNVVQPVIMQASVLGKIQQFPKTASINQRPLGQELAECLGAHRVAMLKSHGAVIAAEGVLEAFVLAFYLEENAHRQYLAQQIGEPMVLSPEQVETIGRNLWKPNLLQKVWDYHAGKLRAEQTVPMHQ, encoded by the coding sequence ATGCAGCAGAAGCACATGCTCGTTGACGCAATTCTGATGCTCGAACGTGCTGGGGTCATCGACTTCAACGGTCACTTTAGCTGGCGTGTGACGGGTCAAGATCGCATGTTGATCAACTCAGGTGCGTCAGTGCGTAGCGCGCTTGACGTGAATGACATCGTGACGATCGATTTCGACGGCAACCTGATTGACGGCGATGCGGTTCCGCCGATGGAGTTCCACATTCACTCGGAAGTCTATCGCAAACGACCTGACGTCAATTCGGTCGTGCATACGCATCCTACCTGGTCCACCCTGTTCAGCATGACGGGCAATGTCGTGCAACCGGTGATCATGCAGGCTTCAGTGCTCGGTAAGATCCAGCAGTTCCCGAAGACGGCTTCGATCAACCAGAGGCCGCTTGGTCAGGAGTTGGCGGAATGTCTTGGCGCGCACCGCGTCGCAATGCTCAAATCGCACGGTGCGGTGATTGCGGCCGAAGGCGTTCTTGAGGCATTTGTGCTCGCGTTTTATCTCGAGGAGAACGCGCATCGCCAGTATCTTGCGCAACAAATCGGTGAGCCGATGGTTCTATCGCCCGAACAGGTCGAGACGATCGGCCGTAATCTGTGGAAACCGAACCTGTTGCAAAAGGTGTGGGACTATCACGCGGGTAAGCTCCGCGCAGAACAGACAGTGCCGATGCATCAGTAA
- a CDS encoding non-heme iron oxygenase ferredoxin subunit: MSHACAFAHLCHAGDVAEGKAIKVEKNGLTLAVFNVQGEYFVTDDTCTHGPGSLSEGYIDGDTVECDFHNGSFNIRTGEVVAPPCMIPLKTYRTHVEDGVIVIETDGD; encoded by the coding sequence ATGAGTCACGCTTGCGCATTCGCTCACCTCTGCCACGCAGGAGACGTAGCTGAAGGTAAAGCGATCAAGGTCGAAAAGAACGGCCTGACACTCGCTGTATTTAACGTTCAGGGTGAATATTTCGTAACGGATGACACCTGCACGCACGGTCCAGGCTCGTTGTCGGAAGGCTATATTGATGGCGACACAGTGGAATGCGATTTCCACAACGGCTCGTTCAATATCAGGACCGGTGAGGTCGTTGCGCCGCCATGCATGATTCCGCTCAAGACGTACAGGACGCACGTTGAAGATGGGGTGATCGTGATCGAAACGGATGGGGATTGA
- a CDS encoding aromatic ring-hydroxylating dioxygenase subunit alpha, translating to MLRKEQNDLVTQTGPGTPMGELFRRYWLPALLSEELAEPGGEPVRLQLLSERMLAFRDSDGKLGLIDEFCAHRGVSLWFGRNEDGGIRCPYHGWKYNVTGQCTEVPSEAKESGYAERIKLKSYPLVEQGGVIWVYMGPADQQPPLPAWEFSTVPARQSFMSKRIQECNWLQALEGGIDSSHVSFLHSGSLNADPLFKGAKGNQYNMNDLAPVFEVVEASGGLAIGVRRNAEDDQYYWRITPWVMPCFTMVPPRGDHPIHGHFWVPIDDHNCWAWSFDYHPTRDLTEGEVQAMRDGKGIHVRYVPGSNYVPEQNRTNNYLMDRAAQRAGTTYSGVEGIAMQDASLQESMGPIQDRTRENLVGTDNGIIMMRSRIMKSARALVEHGTLPPGRDAESQKVRSVAILLKRETPFSDGARDAMIAEAGKKHQSI from the coding sequence ATGTTGAGAAAAGAGCAGAACGATCTCGTCACACAAACCGGCCCCGGTACCCCGATGGGCGAACTGTTCCGTCGTTACTGGCTGCCGGCGTTGCTGTCGGAAGAACTGGCGGAGCCTGGGGGCGAACCGGTTCGTCTGCAACTGCTCTCGGAACGCATGCTTGCGTTCCGGGATTCGGACGGCAAGCTGGGCCTGATCGATGAATTCTGCGCACACCGTGGCGTGTCGCTGTGGTTCGGCCGCAATGAGGACGGCGGTATTCGCTGCCCGTACCACGGCTGGAAATACAACGTGACCGGTCAATGCACCGAGGTGCCGTCCGAAGCAAAGGAAAGCGGCTACGCGGAAAGGATCAAGCTGAAGTCGTATCCGCTCGTTGAACAGGGCGGCGTCATCTGGGTGTACATGGGGCCGGCCGACCAGCAGCCGCCCCTTCCCGCATGGGAGTTCTCGACTGTGCCGGCACGACAGTCATTCATGAGCAAGCGGATTCAGGAATGCAACTGGCTACAGGCGCTCGAAGGCGGCATCGATTCAAGCCACGTTTCGTTCCTGCACAGCGGCAGCCTCAACGCCGATCCGTTGTTCAAGGGCGCCAAGGGCAACCAGTACAACATGAACGACCTCGCGCCCGTCTTCGAGGTTGTCGAAGCGTCCGGCGGCCTGGCAATCGGCGTGCGGCGCAACGCAGAGGACGATCAGTATTACTGGCGTATTACGCCGTGGGTCATGCCTTGCTTCACGATGGTTCCTCCGCGTGGCGATCACCCGATACATGGCCACTTCTGGGTGCCGATTGACGATCACAATTGCTGGGCCTGGAGCTTCGATTACCATCCGACGCGCGATTTGACGGAAGGCGAAGTGCAAGCCATGAGGGACGGCAAGGGTATCCACGTGCGCTATGTGCCGGGCAGCAACTACGTTCCCGAGCAGAACAGGACGAACAACTATCTGATGGACCGCGCGGCACAGAGGGCGGGCACCACGTACAGCGGGGTGGAAGGCATCGCCATGCAGGATGCCTCGCTTCAGGAGAGCATGGGGCCGATCCAGGATCGTACGAGAGAGAACCTGGTTGGCACCGACAACGGCATCATCATGATGCGCAGCCGGATCATGAAATCCGCGCGTGCACTCGTCGAGCACGGCACGCTGCCGCCGGGCCGCGATGCGGAGTCGCAGAAAGTTCGCTCGGTTGCCATTCTGCTGAAGCGCGAAACTCCGTTCAGCGACGGCGCACGCGATGCAATGATCGCGGAAGCAGGCAAGAAACACCAATCGATCTAA
- a CDS encoding FAD-binding oxidoreductase: MTGTLTSRRPVTHDIWEFRFELADDMRFEPGQYALLTLPGVSGQRAYSMSNIVQGSHAKVLDFQVRRVPNGRGSNALFHTLATGDEVGIDGPYGMAYLRRDVKRDILCLAGGSGLAPMISIARGVAADPEMRGVRLNFLYGGRSPRDVCGRDMLEALENFGELLHFDAAVSDAGGEQWGGHTGFVHELAESMFGDRLRDMEIYFAGPPAMGQAIQKMLLAHGVSFGQVHFDQFY; encoded by the coding sequence GTGACGGGTACGCTCACATCGCGTCGCCCGGTCACGCACGATATCTGGGAATTCCGCTTCGAGCTTGCCGATGACATGCGATTTGAGCCGGGACAATACGCGTTGCTGACGCTACCCGGCGTTAGCGGTCAGCGGGCCTATTCGATGAGCAACATCGTGCAAGGCTCGCATGCAAAGGTGCTTGATTTCCAGGTGCGCCGCGTACCGAATGGTCGCGGGAGCAACGCGCTGTTCCACACCCTGGCGACCGGCGATGAGGTCGGGATCGATGGTCCCTACGGTATGGCCTATCTGCGTCGGGACGTGAAACGCGACATTCTATGTCTCGCCGGCGGTTCGGGCCTGGCGCCGATGATTTCGATCGCGCGCGGTGTGGCGGCAGACCCGGAAATGCGGGGCGTCAGACTGAACTTCCTGTATGGCGGTCGTTCGCCACGTGATGTGTGCGGACGCGACATGCTCGAAGCGCTCGAGAATTTCGGCGAGCTTCTTCATTTTGACGCAGCCGTTTCGGACGCGGGCGGTGAGCAGTGGGGCGGTCACACCGGCTTTGTGCACGAACTGGCTGAGTCGATGTTCGGTGATCGCCTGCGCGACATGGAAATCTATTTTGCGGGACCCCCTGCGATGGGGCAGGCGATCCAGAAGATGCTGCTGGCGCACGGCGTGTCGTTCGGACAGGTGCACTTCGACCAGTTCTATTGA
- a CDS encoding ABC transporter substrate-binding protein has protein sequence MSKLQLSVAVGPYDRMRPLVDGEVQIEGVDPTFMLQEPEEIFFRALRHADYDICELSLSSYSVKTAAGTSAYVAIPVFPSRAFRHTSVYVNANAGINKPEDLKGKRIGVPEYQLTANVWVRLFLEEEYGVKASDVTWVRGGYEDPTRVEKISLNLPEDVELANAPEGKAISGMLDAGEIDALIGPRAPSCFERGSPNVKYLFDDPQAEAAAWYRKTRLFPIMHTLGIRRTLVEQHPWLPMSVMKAFEKSKAIALHRLTDTSATKVTLPFIETQLRAARALMGDDFWSYGFAANEHTLNRFLAQHHAEGLSSRLLEAKDLFHPASLESFSI, from the coding sequence GTGAGCAAGCTGCAGCTTTCAGTTGCGGTCGGCCCCTATGACCGTATGCGCCCCTTGGTCGATGGTGAAGTGCAGATCGAGGGCGTCGATCCGACATTCATGTTGCAGGAACCCGAGGAAATCTTTTTTCGCGCGCTGCGTCACGCGGATTACGACATCTGCGAACTGTCGTTAAGCAGCTATTCGGTCAAGACAGCAGCGGGTACGTCGGCCTACGTTGCGATTCCGGTATTCCCGTCGCGGGCGTTCCGTCACACGTCGGTGTATGTGAACGCAAACGCGGGTATCAACAAACCGGAAGATCTGAAGGGCAAGCGCATCGGCGTGCCCGAATATCAGTTGACCGCGAACGTGTGGGTGCGCCTGTTCCTCGAGGAGGAATACGGCGTCAAGGCATCGGATGTCACGTGGGTGCGTGGCGGTTACGAAGACCCGACGCGCGTCGAAAAGATCAGTCTGAATCTGCCTGAAGATGTGGAACTGGCGAACGCACCCGAAGGCAAAGCGATTTCCGGCATGCTCGACGCCGGTGAAATCGATGCGCTGATCGGCCCGCGCGCACCGTCGTGTTTCGAGCGCGGCTCCCCGAACGTGAAGTATCTGTTCGACGATCCGCAGGCAGAAGCCGCGGCCTGGTATCGCAAAACAAGGCTGTTTCCGATCATGCACACGCTTGGCATCAGGCGCACGCTCGTTGAACAGCATCCGTGGCTGCCGATGTCGGTGATGAAGGCCTTCGAGAAATCGAAAGCGATCGCACTGCACCGTCTGACCGATACATCGGCTACGAAGGTGACATTGCCGTTTATCGAGACTCAACTGCGCGCCGCGCGCGCATTGATGGGCGACGATTTCTGGTCGTACGGTTTCGCCGCGAACGAACATACGCTCAATCGATTCCTCGCGCAGCACCACGCGGAAGGACTGTCGAGCCGCCTGCTGGAGGCGAAGGATCTGTTCCATCCGGCGAGTCTCGAAAGCTTCAGCATTTGA
- a CDS encoding MFS transporter yields the protein MQQIAIERGGFAAKEDALAGSKLIFAVIAISLATALSSLDSVIANIALPTITTILHTSPADSVWIVNAYQLSIIMTLLPLSSLGDRVGYARIYVVGLALFTFASLMCAMSTSLDMLIISRVLQGLGAAGIGSVNTAIIKMIYPSRLLGRGVSIHASVVSISTAAGPTIAAAILSVATWPWLFAINVPLGVITFFVGFKALPRPPVSRASYDYFSALLNAAMFGLLVIGVDRMGHSDGISASVVIQLSAAAICAWLLVRRERKRTKPLLPVDLLLTPAFLLAILTSVCSFTAQMLAFVSLPFMLQDALGRSTMETGALITPWPIAVLCIAPLAGSLSNRFKAGALGGVGLAILATGLTLLALLPAHPASFDIGWRMTVCGIGFGLFQPPNNRSILALAPLGRTGNASGMISVARVLGQTFGAVLTALILLIEPHHAGEVALITGASFAAVAACVSLTRLL from the coding sequence ATGCAACAGATCGCAATCGAGCGGGGTGGCTTCGCTGCGAAGGAGGATGCGCTGGCAGGCAGCAAGCTGATATTTGCTGTGATCGCAATATCCCTTGCTACTGCGCTCAGTAGCCTCGATAGCGTGATTGCCAATATAGCGTTGCCGACCATCACAACGATACTGCATACCAGCCCTGCGGATTCGGTGTGGATCGTCAATGCTTATCAGCTGTCGATCATCATGACGTTGTTGCCGCTGTCGTCACTCGGCGATCGTGTCGGCTATGCACGCATCTACGTGGTGGGTCTGGCACTCTTCACATTCGCATCACTGATGTGCGCGATGTCGACATCACTCGATATGCTGATCATTTCACGTGTCTTGCAGGGACTAGGTGCAGCTGGTATTGGCAGCGTGAACACCGCCATCATCAAGATGATTTATCCATCGCGGCTGCTCGGGCGAGGTGTCAGTATTCATGCGTCGGTTGTTTCCATTTCGACCGCTGCCGGGCCGACGATTGCAGCGGCGATCCTCTCTGTGGCGACATGGCCGTGGCTGTTTGCGATCAACGTGCCGCTCGGCGTTATTACGTTCTTCGTCGGATTCAAGGCACTGCCTCGACCGCCTGTCTCGAGGGCGTCTTATGATTACTTCAGCGCACTGCTGAATGCAGCCATGTTCGGACTGCTCGTGATAGGCGTTGATCGGATGGGTCACAGTGACGGCATTAGCGCAAGCGTCGTGATCCAGCTATCCGCGGCGGCGATCTGTGCGTGGCTGCTGGTGCGTCGCGAGCGAAAGCGAACCAAGCCGCTATTGCCGGTAGATCTGCTGCTTACACCGGCATTTCTGCTGGCCATCCTGACATCTGTCTGTTCGTTTACCGCGCAGATGCTCGCCTTCGTATCGCTGCCATTCATGCTACAGGACGCGCTCGGACGCAGTACGATGGAAACCGGTGCGCTCATTACACCGTGGCCGATTGCGGTGCTATGTATCGCACCTCTGGCAGGTTCATTGTCGAACCGCTTTAAAGCGGGGGCGCTTGGTGGTGTCGGACTGGCTATCCTTGCAACCGGTCTGACATTACTCGCGCTACTGCCCGCGCATCCCGCTTCGTTCGATATCGGCTGGCGCATGACGGTCTGCGGAATCGGCTTCGGGCTGTTCCAGCCGCCTAATAACAGGTCGATTCTCGCCCTTGCGCCGCTGGGCCGCACCGGCAACGCGAGCGGCATGATTAGCGTAGCGCGCGTGCTCGGACAGACATTCGGTGCTGTGCTGACCGCATTGATATTGCTGATCGAGCCTCATCATGCCGGCGAGGTTGCGTTGATCACCGGCGCGAGTTTCGCCGCTGTTGCGGCGTGCGTCAGTCTGACTCGTTTGTTGTAG
- a CDS encoding bacteriohemerythrin, with product MNTQDFTHASQTADIEAPARQSDASMVWSDARLLGFTPMDDVHEEFYEVVLRLVTCTDTNALAAIEEFEGHAVRHFAQEDEWMSTTNFPPRDCHIEEHAAVLKSVCEVKAALEAGQVNAGVVRDFGVHLFGWFPGHADYLDSALAAWMTKLTMGGKPVVLRRTI from the coding sequence ATGAACACACAAGACTTTACGCACGCATCCCAAACGGCTGACATTGAAGCGCCGGCGCGCCAAAGCGACGCTAGCATGGTCTGGTCAGATGCACGGCTGCTCGGTTTCACACCGATGGATGACGTACACGAGGAATTCTACGAGGTCGTGCTACGCCTCGTGACTTGTACCGATACCAATGCGCTGGCCGCGATCGAGGAATTTGAGGGCCACGCGGTCCGCCATTTTGCGCAGGAAGACGAATGGATGAGCACGACGAATTTCCCACCACGCGATTGCCATATCGAAGAGCATGCGGCTGTTTTGAAATCGGTGTGCGAGGTCAAGGCGGCTCTTGAGGCGGGTCAGGTCAACGCGGGCGTTGTGCGCGATTTTGGTGTGCATCTGTTTGGCTGGTTTCCCGGCCATGCAGACTATCTGGATTCCGCGTTGGCAGCGTGGATGACGAAACTGACAATGGGTGGAAAGCCCGTTGTGCTGAGACGGACCATCTAG
- a CDS encoding MFS transporter, with the protein MNQEVDSQTVRIADLVDEQKIGPFIWTVVFIGFLCQLCDGYDLSAAAFAAIGIANEFGLERHALAPLFSVGLFGMLFGALGFGYIGDRWGRRVAVLSSALLCSVFTLLSATAHSFAMLLVFRFFTGIALGGLPANTVALTAEYAPQRKRSLLITIMFVGLTFGGALPGQLGSIIHPTQWRLIFTIGGLAPLVTVVLAGFFLPESIKFLAVRNAHDPQIVKLARRIRPELNIPVGTRFQILHLAEKKFHVSQLFEGNLRIITPLIWVMSITTLFANFFMNSWMPTLLHSLGLDPHQAEHAASMYYLGGVLGGLMMSLMLDRGRLWVVPLYMALGAAAALFLGQQTHSMALALGVFGVGLFILGTQSGTNALMAVCYPTQIRASGTGWAHGLGRFGAIAGPMTGGELIHMRLHMAQIFWAPAIVSVVGCVATIWLSRAARDRFPTK; encoded by the coding sequence ATGAACCAGGAAGTAGATTCACAAACAGTTCGCATTGCTGATCTTGTTGACGAACAAAAAATAGGCCCATTTATCTGGACAGTCGTGTTCATTGGATTTTTATGCCAATTATGTGATGGCTACGATCTTTCGGCCGCCGCATTCGCGGCGATTGGTATCGCCAATGAATTCGGACTCGAGAGACACGCCTTGGCCCCTCTGTTCAGTGTCGGCCTCTTCGGCATGCTGTTTGGCGCCTTGGGTTTCGGCTACATCGGCGATCGCTGGGGCCGGCGTGTGGCCGTCCTCTCTTCGGCATTGCTTTGCAGTGTGTTCACCCTGCTTAGCGCAACTGCCCACTCCTTTGCTATGCTGCTGGTCTTCCGCTTCTTCACCGGTATTGCGCTCGGGGGTCTACCCGCAAATACAGTGGCGCTGACAGCCGAATACGCGCCGCAGCGCAAGCGCTCGCTGTTGATCACGATCATGTTTGTGGGGCTGACTTTTGGTGGTGCTCTGCCTGGCCAACTCGGAAGCATCATTCACCCCACGCAATGGCGCCTGATTTTCACCATCGGCGGCCTCGCTCCGCTGGTGACCGTGGTCCTGGCGGGCTTCTTCCTGCCCGAGTCGATCAAGTTCCTGGCCGTGCGTAACGCACACGATCCACAGATCGTGAAGCTTGCGCGCAGGATCCGTCCGGAGTTGAACATTCCGGTCGGTACGAGATTTCAGATCCTTCACCTTGCGGAAAAGAAATTCCACGTCAGCCAACTATTCGAAGGCAATCTGCGCATCATCACTCCGCTCATCTGGGTGATGTCGATCACGACGCTGTTCGCGAATTTTTTCATGAACAGCTGGATGCCGACCCTTCTGCATTCGTTGGGCCTGGACCCGCATCAAGCCGAACACGCTGCTTCCATGTACTACCTGGGTGGCGTTCTCGGAGGCCTCATGATGTCGTTGATGCTTGATCGGGGGCGCCTTTGGGTTGTGCCTCTGTATATGGCGCTCGGAGCCGCGGCGGCCCTGTTCCTGGGGCAGCAAACGCACTCCATGGCGCTTGCGCTTGGCGTATTCGGCGTCGGCCTCTTCATCCTGGGTACGCAATCGGGTACGAATGCTCTGATGGCCGTTTGCTACCCCACTCAGATCCGCGCTTCGGGAACGGGCTGGGCACACGGTCTCGGACGCTTTGGCGCCATTGCCGGCCCCATGACCGGCGGTGAACTGATCCACATGCGCTTGCACATGGCCCAGATATTTTGGGCGCCGGCAATCGTGTCGGTCGTCGGTTGCGTGGCCACGATCTGGCTCTCACGCGCGGCCCGGGATCGCTTCCCGACGAAGTAA
- a CDS encoding alpha/beta fold hydrolase translates to MIYLRDLYPPSTARESGWIDASGGHRVFWEAHGNPLGVPLLHLCGGPGGFPNRQDPRFFNPFGYRIVLIHPRGAGRSTPAASVEHNTIDDQISDIEQVRTLLGIERWIISGASWGTTLALVYAQTRRQRVRALLLRGVFLCTGNELEWLYGGGAGRLHPEAWEQFSGWTGATGRQDLLQAYGEVLNCGVPEEEYEAAYLWCAWEDHLAGLRDQERETGPETKAQELAMARISVHYFLNDGFLSPHQLLNNADQLHDIPGALIHGTRDEVTPIGVYALIKAWKKSVFHPIEGGTHLSSDHPGMIDCIIRNSSELMSLNS, encoded by the coding sequence ATGATCTATCTGCGCGATCTTTATCCCCCAAGCACCGCCCGCGAATCCGGTTGGATCGATGCCAGCGGCGGTCATCGCGTCTTCTGGGAGGCCCATGGCAATCCCCTGGGAGTTCCCTTGCTGCATCTATGCGGAGGCCCCGGCGGTTTCCCTAACCGCCAGGATCCGCGATTCTTTAATCCCTTCGGTTATCGAATCGTGCTCATTCACCCACGCGGAGCTGGCCGTTCTACGCCCGCGGCCAGCGTAGAGCACAACACGATAGACGATCAGATCTCCGATATTGAGCAAGTACGCACCCTGCTCGGTATTGAACGCTGGATTATTTCCGGTGCATCCTGGGGGACCACGCTGGCCCTGGTCTATGCGCAAACCCGTCGACAAAGGGTCCGCGCCCTGCTCCTGCGCGGCGTTTTTCTCTGCACCGGAAACGAACTGGAGTGGCTTTATGGAGGCGGCGCCGGTCGCCTGCATCCCGAGGCCTGGGAACAATTCTCCGGATGGACCGGCGCCACCGGACGTCAAGATCTCCTACAGGCCTACGGGGAGGTATTGAATTGCGGCGTCCCAGAAGAGGAATACGAGGCGGCTTATTTGTGGTGCGCCTGGGAAGACCATCTGGCCGGATTGCGAGACCAGGAACGCGAAACAGGCCCAGAAACAAAGGCGCAAGAGTTGGCAATGGCTCGCATCTCCGTACACTACTTTCTGAATGACGGATTCCTGTCACCTCACCAGCTACTCAACAATGCCGATCAATTGCATGACATTCCCGGTGCGTTAATTCACGGTACGCGTGACGAGGTTACGCCCATCGGCGTATACGCGTTAATCAAGGCATGGAAAAAATCGGTGTTTCACCCTATCGAAGGTGGAACCCATCTAAGCAGTGACCATCCCGGAATGATTGATTGCATTATTCGAAACTCCAGTGAGTTAATGAGTTTGAATAGCTGA
- a CDS encoding ethanolamine ammonia-lyase reactivating factor EutA, giving the protein MSNEPQEGRIFFTDTGRSLEEEDEIHLVSVGIDVGSSTSHMVISHIVLERTTTRYIVAQRTILHESDILITPYTDDLTIDEIRLGAFIDEQYEKAGVTPDQIDTGALILTGLAVRRRNSRAIGDLFAAQAGKFVSVSAGDGLESMLAAFGSGAVLRALRQGTRLLHLDIGGGTTKIAICEDGEVKSVTAIDIGARIITFDAEGSVTRVEAAGERFAEEVGATLTVGYPPLPGVLEAIVDRMAERLCEASMKNGAELSPLTASLLRLTPLEGARVPDLVTFSGGVSEYVYGRETRVFGDLGLMLAAAVRKRIEASGAEIRETDEGIRATVVGASQYTVQVSGSTVYVEPQSVLPLRNLPVVVLDFDLEPDQLDPNDIEKAVTTALERMDLQSDTKAVALFYRFAGTAFYRRMDAFVVGVMNAMRMRIAAGQPIVLIGEGDVGGLIGIHFKRERDLPVPIVSIDGISLKEFDFVDIGELLPTASAAPVVIKSLVFPTSSGLGQAAFEPVTGTATEAAR; this is encoded by the coding sequence ATGAGCAACGAGCCGCAAGAAGGTCGGATCTTCTTTACCGACACCGGCCGAAGTCTGGAGGAAGAAGATGAAATCCACCTGGTCAGCGTGGGAATCGATGTCGGGTCCTCCACTTCCCACATGGTCATTTCGCACATCGTTCTCGAACGAACGACCACGCGCTACATCGTCGCACAACGTACGATCCTTCACGAATCGGATATCTTGATCACCCCGTACACCGACGATCTGACGATCGACGAGATCCGGCTGGGTGCGTTCATTGATGAGCAATACGAAAAGGCGGGCGTCACGCCGGATCAGATTGATACCGGCGCCCTGATCCTGACCGGCCTGGCGGTCCGCCGTCGTAATTCACGCGCAATCGGTGATCTGTTTGCAGCGCAGGCGGGCAAGTTCGTTTCGGTCTCCGCCGGCGATGGTCTCGAATCCATGCTGGCCGCGTTCGGTTCCGGCGCCGTCTTGCGTGCGCTGCGTCAAGGTACCCGCCTGCTCCATCTGGATATTGGCGGCGGGACCACGAAGATCGCTATCTGTGAAGATGGCGAGGTCAAAAGCGTGACCGCGATCGACATCGGCGCCCGCATCATTACCTTTGACGCGGAAGGCAGCGTTACCCGTGTCGAAGCCGCGGGCGAACGATTTGCCGAGGAGGTTGGCGCCACGCTGACCGTGGGTTATCCCCCGCTCCCCGGTGTACTGGAGGCGATCGTTGACCGCATGGCCGAGCGCCTGTGCGAGGCGTCGATGAAGAACGGCGCGGAACTCAGTCCGCTAACGGCTTCGTTGCTGCGCCTCACGCCCCTGGAAGGCGCGCGGGTTCCCGATCTTGTCACGTTCTCGGGCGGTGTTTCGGAATACGTTTACGGCCGCGAAACACGGGTATTCGGCGACTTGGGCTTGATGTTGGCCGCCGCGGTTCGCAAGCGCATCGAAGCCTCGGGAGCTGAAATCAGGGAAACGGATGAGGGTATCCGGGCCACCGTCGTCGGTGCCTCGCAATACACGGTTCAAGTCAGTGGCAGCACGGTTTATGTTGAACCGCAGTCGGTTCTTCCGCTGCGCAACCTCCCGGTAGTGGTCCTCGATTTCGATCTCGAGCCCGATCAACTCGACCCCAACGACATCGAAAAGGCAGTCACCACAGCGCTTGAGCGGATGGACCTGCAGTCGGACACGAAGGCCGTTGCCCTCTTCTATCGGTTTGCCGGGACCGCCTTCTATCGCCGCATGGACGCGTTTGTTGTCGGTGTCATGAACGCCATGCGCATGCGGATCGCAGCCGGGCAACCTATCGTCCTGATCGGTGAGGGCGATGTCGGCGGCTTGATCGGCATCCACTTCAAGCGGGAACGCGACCTCCCGGTGCCCATCGTTTCCATAGACGGGATCTCACTCAAGGAATTCGATTTTGTTGACATCGGTGAACTACTTCCTACGGCCTCGGCGGCGCCCGTAGTGATCAAATCCCTGGTGTTCCCGACGTCAAGCGGTTTGGGCCAAGCGGCGTTTGAACCCGTGACCGGAACGGCAACCGAAGCCGCGCGATGA